One part of the Sorangiineae bacterium MSr11954 genome encodes these proteins:
- a CDS encoding MATE family efflux transporter — MPQHWLPRSWKLFRDAIRGVPMDFTTAPINTAIVMLAIPMIMEMIMESIFALVDVFWVGHLGANAIASVGLTESMMMIIYSGAMGVSIGVMALVARRTGEKDPEGASRTAAQGIVLALAIALTIGLFGAIFAPDLLRIMGADDAVIATGSNFTRVMLGGNTTVFLLFLINAIFRGAGDAAQAMRVLWLGNILNIVLGPCFIFGVGPIPALGVTGAAVATNIGRGCAVLYQIYLLTNGGSKIAIGRKHLGIDFSVMASVLRLSGSVTLQMLITMTSYVGVMRILSTFGSAPLAGYTIGFRILMFAMLPSFGLSNAAATLVGQNLGAGHPERAEQSVWRACFINAGFLGVAGLFFLIGANFLVGLFTQDPEVLPYGVTYLRIITSGFLFYAFGMVLSQSFNGAGDTRTPTLINLFVFWILQLPLAWILSHHTGLGPSGVFITLALCFSVFAVISAILFRRGGWKRTQV; from the coding sequence ATGCCGCAACATTGGCTTCCTCGATCGTGGAAGCTCTTTCGCGACGCCATCCGTGGTGTGCCGATGGATTTCACCACCGCGCCCATCAACACGGCCATCGTGATGCTCGCCATCCCCATGATCATGGAGATGATCATGGAGTCCATCTTCGCCTTGGTGGACGTGTTCTGGGTGGGCCACCTCGGCGCCAATGCCATCGCCTCCGTGGGCCTCACCGAGTCGATGATGATGATCATCTACTCGGGGGCCATGGGTGTCTCCATCGGCGTCATGGCGCTCGTCGCCCGGCGCACGGGCGAAAAAGACCCGGAGGGGGCGTCGCGCACGGCCGCGCAGGGCATCGTGCTCGCCCTGGCGATCGCGCTCACCATCGGCCTCTTCGGCGCCATCTTCGCGCCCGATCTTCTGCGCATCATGGGCGCGGACGACGCGGTGATCGCCACCGGCAGCAACTTCACCCGGGTGATGCTCGGCGGAAACACCACCGTGTTCCTGCTGTTCCTCATCAACGCCATCTTCCGCGGCGCCGGGGACGCGGCCCAGGCGATGCGGGTGCTCTGGTTGGGCAACATCCTGAACATCGTTCTGGGGCCGTGCTTCATCTTCGGTGTGGGGCCGATTCCGGCGCTGGGGGTCACGGGGGCCGCCGTCGCCACCAACATCGGCCGCGGCTGCGCGGTGCTGTATCAAATTTACCTGCTCACGAACGGCGGCAGTAAAATTGCCATTGGGCGCAAGCACCTCGGGATCGATTTCAGCGTCATGGCCTCGGTCCTTCGATTGTCGGGCTCCGTGACCCTTCAAATGCTGATTACGATGACGAGCTATGTGGGCGTGATGCGCATTCTGTCCACCTTCGGGAGCGCACCGCTGGCCGGTTACACCATCGGCTTCCGCATCCTCATGTTCGCCATGCTCCCGTCGTTTGGCCTCAGCAACGCCGCGGCGACCTTGGTGGGGCAAAACCTGGGCGCCGGGCACCCCGAGCGCGCCGAGCAATCCGTGTGGCGGGCGTGCTTCATCAACGCCGGCTTCCTGGGGGTGGCGGGGCTGTTCTTTCTGATTGGCGCGAACTTCTTGGTGGGGCTTTTCACCCAAGATCCGGAGGTCCTCCCTTACGGCGTGACCTACCTGCGCATCATCACCTCGGGGTTCTTGTTCTACGCCTTCGGAATGGTCTTGAGCCAATCGTTCAACGGGGCGGGGGACACCCGAACACCGACGCTCATCAACCTCTTCGTCTTCTGGATCCTGCAGCTCCCGCTGGCGTGGATCCTGTCGCACCACACGGGCTTGGGGCCGAGCGGGGTGTTCATCACCCTGGCGCTTTGCTTCTCGGTGTTCGCCGTGATCTCGGCGATCCTCTTCCGCCGTGGGGGCTGGAAGCGCACGCAGGTCTGA
- the htpG gene encoding molecular chaperone HtpG produces MTETNRPTEQTEGKKSLPFQAEVAQVLKLVIHSLYSHKEIFLRELVSNASDALDKLRFRNLTEPELMGNDPRLEVSIFPDKEKGVLIIRDTGIGMTEAELIENLGTVAHSGSRAFLEQIAKSGKGGKDVNLIGQFGVGFYSAYLVADKVEVITRAAGPGQRALLWSSDAQSTFTIEPTTRAERGTEIVLHLREEHKDFLEDWRIRDLVSRYSDYVAYPIKLEQKEGEAQQINRANALWQRNKSDITDAQYDELYKHLTHDFEPPLARTHFKVEGTQEFAGLLYIPRRPPFDLYDGRRPRGVRLFVKRVFIMDDVEEVLPPWLRFMRGVIDSDDLPLNVSRELLQDSSILHAIKKQVTKKTLDLLEELAKEKPDDYQVAWKNFGQVLKEGLALDSEYKERIAPLLRYSSSHGESLVSLSDYVGRMKEGQEGIYYLFGESAASLQSSPYLESLAARGYEVLLMSDPVDEWAAEGLREFQGKPLLSAMRTDLKLPLDDEQKKTKEEAATRLQPLTLRMLKVLSDRVREVKVSDRLTSSPSCLVLPDGGTPAFMERLLKERGRDIHHAKRIFEINPEHAITKSLASLLAEDAESPKIDEWIEILYDQALLTEGATIDDPNRLARRIATLLTEVATGGGVGKR; encoded by the coding sequence ATGACCGAAACGAATCGTCCGACCGAACAAACCGAGGGCAAGAAGAGCCTGCCGTTCCAAGCGGAGGTGGCTCAGGTTCTCAAGCTCGTCATCCACTCTCTTTACAGCCACAAAGAGATCTTCCTGCGTGAGCTCGTCTCCAACGCGTCCGACGCGCTCGACAAGCTCCGCTTCCGCAACCTGACCGAGCCCGAATTGATGGGCAACGATCCGCGGCTGGAGGTGAGCATCTTTCCGGACAAGGAAAAAGGGGTCCTCATCATCCGCGACACCGGCATCGGCATGACCGAGGCGGAGCTCATCGAGAACCTGGGGACGGTCGCGCACTCGGGCTCGCGCGCGTTCCTCGAACAGATTGCCAAGTCGGGCAAGGGCGGAAAAGACGTCAATCTCATCGGACAGTTCGGCGTCGGCTTCTACAGCGCGTACCTGGTGGCCGATAAGGTGGAGGTCATCACGCGCGCGGCGGGCCCGGGCCAGCGCGCCCTGCTGTGGTCCTCGGACGCGCAGAGCACCTTCACCATCGAGCCCACCACCCGAGCGGAGCGCGGCACGGAGATCGTGCTGCACCTGCGCGAGGAGCACAAAGACTTCCTCGAGGATTGGCGCATTCGCGATCTGGTCTCGCGATATTCGGATTACGTGGCCTATCCCATCAAGCTGGAGCAAAAAGAGGGCGAGGCGCAGCAAATCAACCGCGCGAACGCGCTCTGGCAGCGCAACAAATCCGACATCACCGACGCGCAGTACGACGAGCTTTACAAGCACCTGACGCACGACTTCGAGCCCCCGCTGGCGCGCACCCACTTCAAGGTCGAGGGCACGCAGGAGTTCGCGGGCCTGCTGTACATCCCGCGCCGCCCGCCGTTCGACCTCTACGACGGCCGCCGCCCGCGCGGCGTGCGCCTCTTCGTGAAGCGCGTGTTCATCATGGACGACGTGGAGGAGGTGCTCCCGCCGTGGCTCCGCTTCATGCGCGGCGTCATCGACTCGGACGATCTGCCGCTCAACGTCTCGCGCGAGCTTCTGCAAGATTCGTCGATTCTCCATGCGATCAAGAAGCAGGTGACCAAGAAGACGCTGGATCTCTTGGAGGAGCTCGCGAAGGAGAAGCCGGACGACTACCAAGTCGCGTGGAAGAACTTCGGCCAAGTGCTCAAAGAGGGCCTGGCGCTCGACAGCGAATACAAAGAGCGCATCGCGCCGCTCCTCCGCTACTCGAGCTCCCACGGCGAGAGCCTGGTCTCGTTGAGCGACTACGTGGGCCGGATGAAGGAGGGGCAGGAGGGCATTTACTACCTCTTCGGCGAATCGGCGGCATCGCTCCAGAGCTCACCCTACCTGGAGTCCTTGGCGGCGCGCGGCTACGAGGTGCTCCTCATGAGCGATCCGGTCGACGAGTGGGCGGCCGAGGGGCTGCGCGAGTTCCAAGGAAAGCCGCTGCTCTCGGCCATGCGAACGGACCTGAAGCTGCCGCTCGACGATGAGCAGAAAAAGACCAAGGAAGAGGCGGCCACCCGGCTTCAGCCGCTCACCTTGCGCATGTTGAAGGTGCTCTCCGATCGCGTGCGCGAGGTGAAGGTCTCCGATCGCCTCACGAGCTCCCCCTCGTGCCTGGTCCTCCCCGACGGCGGAACCCCCGCCTTCATGGAGCGTCTGCTCAAAGAGCGCGGCCGCGACATCCACCACGCCAAGCGCATCTTCGAGATCAACCCGGAGCACGCCATCACCAAGTCGCTCGCCTCCCTCCTCGCCGAAGACGCCGAGTCCCCCAAGATCGACGAGTGGATCGAGATCCTCTACGACCAGGCGCTCCTCACCGAAGGCGCCACCATCGACGATCCCAACCGCCTCGCGCGCCGCATCGCAACCTTGCTCACCGAGGTCGCAACAGGTGGTGGGGTGGGCAAGCGCTGA
- a CDS encoding GFA family protein translates to MKLEGSCQCGKVGFRVDSDTPYPFMYCYCTVCRKTSGALTCNIMGKRDTLKIRGERYLKMYHAIMREKGKRPRKSEGERWFCGECGTHLYVADERWPDGVWPNAAAIDTPLPEPPENVRMMLAYRAKWVPVVGKGPKFDRYPKLSIAAWHEKHGLHEQPSSKEAKSAKSGKAAKSGKAAKSDKAAGKKRSDKSEKKKSSSGKKKTKKSKKKK, encoded by the coding sequence ATGAAACTCGAAGGCTCGTGCCAGTGCGGGAAGGTTGGATTCCGTGTCGACTCCGACACGCCGTATCCGTTCATGTATTGCTACTGCACCGTCTGTCGGAAGACGAGCGGTGCGCTCACGTGCAACATCATGGGCAAGCGCGACACCCTGAAAATCCGGGGGGAGCGCTACCTGAAGATGTACCACGCGATCATGCGCGAAAAGGGGAAGCGGCCGCGCAAGAGCGAGGGGGAGCGCTGGTTCTGCGGCGAGTGCGGCACACACCTGTACGTGGCCGACGAAAGGTGGCCCGATGGGGTGTGGCCCAACGCGGCGGCCATCGACACACCGCTGCCGGAGCCCCCCGAGAATGTTCGGATGATGCTCGCCTACCGGGCCAAATGGGTGCCCGTCGTGGGCAAGGGGCCGAAGTTCGATCGGTATCCGAAGCTGTCGATCGCCGCGTGGCACGAGAAGCATGGGCTTCACGAGCAGCCGTCCTCGAAGGAGGCAAAATCCGCGAAATCGGGGAAGGCGGCGAAATCCGGCAAGGCCGCAAAATCGGACAAGGCGGCCGGGAAGAAGCGGTCGGACAAGTCGGAAAAGAAGAAGAGCTCTTCCGGAAAGAAGAAGACCAAGAAGTCGAAAAAGAAGAAGTGA
- a CDS encoding metallophosphoesterase produces the protein MKLTDGETIVPTHTVAPSMETPSSKDPSAREQRLASGYGEFTTGPGEPVLDRTLDDMPPPLIPMGAKRTRLVRFAHLADFQIADDESPTRLAALDGPPPAEAAFRPQEGHGCRMTNAVVRTVNRIHKDLPLDFVLLGGDNSDSAQKNELEWVLALMDGGSRLACDSGDRDDPVPGPNNDGKDPFAPEGLDVPWYWVTGNHDILIQGNFVVDATSIEQSKGTLASGGTRDYRQPGSPITTDSIVPDGNRAALSRTSVIDRVVIDRGKAGLLPAHGLGAYAKEKKKAFYTSDFGDSGVRLIVLDTAAETGGSEGVLRKSDLEGFVKPALADAKAEKKFVILASHHAAASFSDGGGFGGTKQPDTVSTQEWENLLTSNPHVIAHFAAHSHVHRVRPVSSIVPGTSAYWEITTSAIADYPHEFRTVEIADEGNDYLSITSVAADFSTEDDPVALTGRKLGILDYTSHGVGSGQGTAKDRNVKLWIKKPKL, from the coding sequence GTGAAACTCACCGATGGCGAGACCATCGTGCCGACGCACACCGTGGCACCCTCCATGGAGACACCCTCCTCCAAGGATCCGAGCGCGCGCGAGCAGCGGCTGGCGTCAGGCTACGGGGAGTTCACCACCGGGCCGGGCGAGCCGGTTCTGGATCGGACCCTCGACGACATGCCACCGCCGCTGATCCCCATGGGGGCGAAGCGAACGCGCCTCGTGCGTTTCGCGCACCTGGCCGACTTTCAGATCGCGGACGATGAATCGCCCACGCGCCTCGCGGCCCTCGATGGGCCGCCGCCGGCCGAGGCGGCGTTTCGTCCCCAGGAGGGGCATGGCTGCCGCATGACCAACGCGGTGGTCCGGACGGTGAATCGCATTCACAAGGACCTACCGCTCGATTTCGTGCTGCTCGGCGGCGACAACAGCGACAGCGCCCAAAAGAACGAGCTCGAATGGGTGCTCGCGCTAATGGATGGCGGAAGCCGTCTCGCGTGCGACTCGGGCGATCGCGACGATCCGGTGCCGGGGCCCAACAACGACGGCAAAGATCCCTTTGCGCCCGAGGGGCTCGATGTGCCGTGGTACTGGGTGACCGGCAACCACGATATTTTGATTCAAGGAAACTTCGTCGTCGACGCCACCAGCATCGAGCAGTCGAAGGGAACGCTCGCTTCGGGTGGCACGCGTGATTACCGCCAACCGGGGAGCCCCATCACCACCGACTCCATCGTCCCCGACGGGAACCGCGCCGCGCTCTCCCGCACGAGCGTGATCGACCGCGTGGTGATCGACCGCGGCAAGGCGGGGCTCTTGCCGGCGCACGGGTTGGGCGCCTACGCCAAGGAGAAGAAGAAGGCCTTCTACACCTCGGACTTCGGCGACTCGGGCGTCCGCCTGATCGTGCTGGATACGGCCGCCGAGACGGGCGGCTCCGAGGGCGTTCTGCGCAAATCCGATCTCGAAGGCTTCGTGAAGCCTGCGCTGGCCGACGCCAAAGCAGAGAAGAAATTCGTCATTCTCGCGTCGCACCACGCGGCCGCCAGCTTCTCCGACGGGGGTGGTTTCGGGGGCACCAAACAACCCGACACCGTCAGCACGCAGGAGTGGGAGAACCTCCTTACGTCGAACCCGCACGTGATCGCGCACTTTGCGGCGCACTCGCACGTTCATCGCGTGCGGCCTGTCAGCTCGATCGTGCCGGGGACCAGCGCCTACTGGGAGATCACCACCTCCGCAATTGCCGACTATCCGCACGAATTCCGAACGGTGGAAATCGCCGACGAAGGAAACGACTATTTGAGCATTACCAGCGTGGCCGCGGACTTCTCCACCGAGGATGATCCCGTGGCCCTCACGGGCCGAAAACTCGGAATTTTGGATTACACCTCCCACGGCGTGGGGTCGGGGCAAGGGACGGCGAAGGACCGCAACGTCAAGCTTTGGATCAAAAAGCCGAAGTTGTGA
- a CDS encoding LysR family transcriptional regulator — translation MQQFTPQIEELEAFVRVAELGSLTAAAKRLRVPKSTLSRRLSRLEEGLGTQLLTRTTRKLHLTEVGTAYLEQVAPALARIDEASREAQGDRDIPRGHLRITAPVDLATTWLPPLVAVFRARHPALRIEVLVEARFMDLVGEGVDLAVRPAFELADSGLVARRISSTELALWASPRYLRRHGTPRAPSDLTDHVLAVLGRPIARLTLSGPDGAHTADVQTSIASNDPIFLRELALKDGGIAILPGLFARADRGLARVLPGYCLRPVGLYLVHPAARVVPAKVRVFRDFLAKHAPDSAAYRALLRRWMR, via the coding sequence ATGCAACAATTCACCCCGCAAATCGAAGAGCTGGAGGCCTTCGTGCGGGTCGCGGAGCTCGGGAGCCTCACGGCGGCCGCGAAGCGTCTGCGCGTTCCCAAGTCGACGTTGAGCCGTCGTTTGAGCCGCTTGGAGGAGGGCCTCGGCACGCAGCTGCTCACGCGCACCACGCGCAAGCTGCACCTGACCGAGGTGGGGACGGCGTATTTGGAGCAGGTCGCCCCCGCGCTGGCGCGCATCGACGAGGCGAGCCGCGAGGCGCAAGGCGATCGCGATATCCCCCGCGGGCACCTGCGCATCACCGCGCCCGTCGATCTGGCCACCACCTGGCTTCCGCCGTTGGTCGCGGTCTTTCGCGCGCGCCACCCTGCGCTCCGCATCGAGGTCCTGGTCGAAGCCCGTTTCATGGATCTCGTCGGCGAGGGCGTCGACTTGGCCGTGCGCCCCGCCTTCGAGCTGGCCGATTCGGGGCTGGTGGCGCGGCGCATTTCATCCACGGAGCTCGCGCTCTGGGCGAGCCCGCGCTATTTGCGCCGCCATGGCACGCCGCGCGCGCCCTCGGATCTGACGGATCATGTCTTGGCCGTGCTTGGACGGCCCATCGCCCGACTGACCCTCTCGGGGCCCGATGGCGCGCACACAGCCGATGTGCAAACGTCCATCGCCAGCAACGATCCGATTTTTTTGCGCGAGCTCGCGTTGAAGGACGGAGGCATCGCCATTTTGCCCGGCCTCTTTGCGCGGGCCGATCGCGGTCTGGCGCGCGTGCTCCCGGGCTACTGCCTTCGCCCGGTGGGGCTCTACCTCGTTCACCCGGCCGCGCGCGTCGTGCCGGCCAAAGTGCGTGTGTTTCGCGACTTTTTGGCAAAGCACGCCCCCGACTCGGCCGCCTACCGCGCGCTGCTCCGCAGGTGGATGCGCTGA
- a CDS encoding dioxygenase, producing MQDPGNGNTDAVASSGSSARRMPVGFVGHGSPMIALDVARGAELTAWSKALPRRPRAVLVISAHWEDAPLTLSSISPGTSLVYDFSGFPDALYAARHDAPAAPELAQRVMELAAPWRPRTSARGLDHGAWTVLTHFDPQASWPTLQVSMPYTARAEELVALGRALEPLRDEDVWILGSGNITHNLRRLDRSGTGELATWAADFDAWVEHALSSGAVDALCAPERAPGWAIAHPTPEHYRPLLVALGAAGGDVATVRFPVVGFDLGSLSRRSVEFG from the coding sequence ATGCAAGACCCTGGCAACGGGAACACGGATGCGGTGGCATCGTCGGGATCCTCGGCGCGGCGCATGCCGGTGGGGTTCGTGGGGCACGGCTCGCCGATGATCGCGCTCGACGTCGCGAGGGGCGCGGAGCTCACCGCGTGGTCGAAGGCCCTTCCGCGACGGCCGCGGGCCGTGCTCGTGATCTCGGCCCATTGGGAGGACGCGCCGCTGACCTTGTCCTCGATCTCGCCGGGCACCTCGCTCGTCTATGACTTTTCGGGTTTTCCCGACGCGCTTTATGCGGCCCGCCACGATGCACCGGCGGCGCCGGAGCTCGCGCAGCGGGTGATGGAGCTCGCGGCGCCCTGGCGGCCGCGGACGAGCGCGCGCGGGCTCGACCACGGTGCATGGACCGTGTTGACGCACTTCGATCCGCAGGCATCGTGGCCGACCTTGCAAGTGTCGATGCCGTACACCGCCCGCGCCGAGGAGCTCGTGGCCTTGGGCCGCGCGCTCGAACCTTTGCGCGACGAGGATGTTTGGATCCTGGGGAGCGGAAATATCACCCATAACCTGCGACGCCTCGATCGGAGCGGTACCGGTGAGCTCGCAACATGGGCCGCGGACTTCGATGCTTGGGTCGAACATGCTTTGTCGTCGGGCGCCGTGGATGCGCTCTGCGCCCCCGAGCGAGCACCCGGTTGGGCGATCGCGCACCCAACCCCGGAACATTATCGTCCTCTTCTGGTTGCGTTGGGTGCGGCCGGTGGGGATGTCGCAACGGTT